In the Malus domestica chromosome 16, GDT2T_hap1 genome, one interval contains:
- the LOC114821914 gene encoding uncharacterized protein produces MTQSKVLVGLGVQKKTTVKRNKRKKMINKVIHYLTSDTYMFAPLISHPPHAFRSPIKTPTSSSSSSSTSGLQARQPIEGNSKRLLNNVGDYLKSDSYMYAPLLVPPPQTITSTTSPPKGSSEYLERVVTMAVSKKKLIFIDNKSNEPNDQPCAKAIARNDASKGHRPKKVISEKQSVVHKETVKHVVPNSCRSSLMSEKNYWLVH; encoded by the exons ATGACGCAGAGCAAAGTGTTGGTAGGGTTAGGAGTCCAGAAGAAAACAACCGTTAAGCGTAATAAGAGGAAGAAAATGATCAACAAAGTGATACACTATCTTACTTCTGACACTTACATGTTTGCGCCTCTAATCTCCCACCCACCTCACGCCTTTCGCTCCCCCATAAAGACAccgacttcttcttcttcttcttcttctacttcag GATTGCAAGCAAGGCAACCCATCGAAGGAAACAGCAAGAGGTTGCTCAACAATGTTGGGGACTATCTCAAGTCTGACTCTTACATGTATGCTCCCCTGCTTGTTCCGCCACCACAAACCATTACTAGTACTACGAGCCCTCCAAAAG GGTCGTCTGAGTACCTTGAGAGGGTTGTAACCATGGCAGTTTCgaagaagaaattaattttcataGACAACAAATCAAATGAGCCAAATGATCAGCCGTGTGCAAAGGCAATAGCACGGAATGATGCCTCCAAGGGCCACCGTCCTAAAAAAGTCATTTCAGAGAAGCAGTCTGTAGTGCACAAGGAAACAGTAAAGCACGTGGTTCCCAATAGTTGTCGCTCATCGTTGATGTCAG AGAAGAATTATTGGCTCGTACATTAG